Proteins encoded in a region of the Aptenodytes patagonicus chromosome Z, bAptPat1.pri.cur, whole genome shotgun sequence genome:
- the LOC143172315 gene encoding alpha-protein kinase 2-like has protein sequence MEDNMDVKNTFKTQENTSCLRDFSENGDDLINFNSMVSVTAGKAEKYCSGQVHSRPSKVITYNTDNCCLDTEDSVSGQSLADVQACKKTGLGRPLNMNTLFSEQADTPIVNHNYFVKDDSENSATIPEIYAEEIPSVSDDFSDDDLEDFECSDVLTVHENEIWKKKLQFLLESDDEDDLKLSKDCDGCAYFLSEMPCLFRVSDNTTPMDTTIGFCGHHSKFKGVNVRRDPSMYSQSTLQAEMTLTVGHHRDKSTSLKDKEKYKVPVASADIEDDHPRTEEENNGSGHSAADFSTDKSKNKDNVRAKADSSTNGIGAALTNQASETVTENIMDKDLLGESSLLLEEGGRNLSEENARHAVCTLTENLRRNLLKLLNPKELCRYVSNIGQSFQTAAEVRESSALFPSQEGVISTQIPEETESLQMQAGLCHTEEADKECHWERKRTWGLSEQNQMPNENVSPRNQGANLKIFTQNCERLCMEPGTEKEGIFMTCESAGTIHPASEMLCTEKTLQVKNANLQTYSQHHAPSDKRESCHQQVFCEQGINIISNGNKSKNDISPFPLWDTDSVPDKQECLCAVLSSAKLCDEPREGEQRYSFDSHDSNDTDILCSLSCDESLFEANPKSVLESGEPECKGDADISAVHDKLWKLLHEDDSDYQIPFENRGITSLEIRLTDSKVRELNFVQETCSNHPLPINLIEEQEPITQPANRQRTEKEDCNVSNNLLKTDEACNSASIGNICLAQVVETDGICLDSSTGNKTETPSICVSANSIILNTGECLERKPNQTLTDSNGSIQMTVAREGKLTINNASQTCDAVSPQRLKNAQSSNLAYDKENPAYMSDKSHGTTGQLLHTEHNISLINESVTGKGCHFRDCYPARKELAYFPEEKDIFPGENTNQFTHEEHSSINTIHKSYEENLQEKGNHSDLNAQNDTNSDSYHLSKNNDCRDFQVVSNAQKYSYLMQLPNLIKIPETITRKNLPQNIDQLTEIEKQEVAYTPSSEDPFLRDFYVEVPRYEPCKTEEEQREICIGDEQRAETSCGSGVSHVSESQTAVSSHNTSEQHVFFVDSTFKSDKELKTESSKNHTYASGSVTSVSTPLPRKTQNEYHSIANEDYRDTSNQLDIQQLTVKETLPFFTPVSQSEGLLTSISTMGCPGTGSQVKESTQTAVKLDENWSALETFCKVLQDQFHRVPEENKEEAVLCENKREIQRAIEYNPDEAERKSPLHTGSKAQRQIMNISTEQSWSDLISSSKLTEVDNSIKCTEYDKDEEVMTSENIVSGLVNLPPVDSGSNQYFQEQPPYSRTQPFSIALTTYDPFPVNAETLRNQEGLKSYQTSPTVAEPEPIKCKQDTAKSGHLATGAKKKLPPATLSKKPRLEERGNVSKDPSCVKESVKSEAGMIHKEDRKEQRKLILKKDTKAPKLLKKIQAELFPDCSGNIKLCCQFGDLHSDSTITWTKDSKLLARLQRSAQDDSPVSLAIAKASNKDQGMYYCCLNNMYGKVTAEFNLTSEVLEHLSSFQNWEGVEEIEFMQLMFREDFISDSYFGGNLHGIIATEELHFGEGMHRKAFRSKVMQGLVPVFSPGHPCVLKVHNAISYGTKSKDDLVQKNYRLALQECYVQNTAREYAKIYAAEAEPLEGFGEVPEIIPIFLVHRPANNIPYATVEEELVGEFVKYSVRDGKEVNFLRRDSEAGQKCCTFQHWVYEKTNGSLLVTDLQGVGMKLTDVGIATLAKGYKGFKGNCSISFIEQFRALHQCNKYCEMLGLKSLRTTHQKQRKATSMKSKNLPNSSTIKKTVPKKAREPRDFISSEH, from the exons ATGGAAGACAACATGgatgtaaaaaatacatttaaaacccAGGAAAATACTTCCTGCCTAAGGGATTTTTCAGAGAATGGTGATGACCTAATTAATTTTAACAGTATGGTCAGTGTCACggctggaaaagcagagaaatactGCAGTGGACAGGTGCATTCCCGCCCTTCAAAAGTAATCACTTATAATACAGACAACTGTTGCCTTGACACGGAAGACTCTGTATCTGGTCAGTCTCTGGCAGATGTCCAGGCATGTAAAAAGACGGGGCTCGGTAGACCTCTAAACATGAATACCCTATTCAGTGAGCAGGCAGATACTCCCATAGTAAATCacaattattttgtaaaagatGATTCTGAAAATTCTGCCACTATTCCAGAGATCTATGCAGAGGAAATTCCAAGTGTAAGTGATGACTTTTCTGATGATGACCTAGAGGATTTTGAATGTTCAGATGTGCTGACAGtgcatgaaaatgaaatctggaaaaagaaattacagttttTATTAGAAAGTGATGATGAAGATGATTTAAAACTGAGTAAGGATTGTGATGGGTGTGCTTACTTCCTCAGTGAAATGCCTTGTCTGTTCCGAGTGTCAGATAACACTACGCCTATGGATACCACCATTGGCTTCTGTGGTCATCACTCAAAATTCAAAGGAGTAAATGTAAGGAGAGACCCCTCTATGTACAGCCAGTCAACTCTGCAGGCAGAGATGACTCTCACTGTTGGACACCACCGAGATAAAAGTACCAgtttgaaagacaaagaaaagtatAAAGTGCCTGTTGCATCTGCAGACATTGAAGATGACCATCccagaactgaagaagaaaataatggaagtGGCCACTCAGCTGCAGATTTCTCAACTGACAAATCAAAGAACAAGGATAATGTACGTGCCAAAGCGGACTCCTCTACTAATGGCATAGGTGCTGCTTTGACAAATCAGGCTTCAGAGACAGTGACAGAAAACATTATGGACAAGGACTTGCTGGGTGAAAGCTCATTGCTGCtagaggaggggggaagaaattTGTCGGAGGAAAATGCAAGGCATGCTGTCTGTACCTTAACAGAAAATCTAAGAAGAAACCTTTTAAAGTTGTTAAACCCTAAAGAGCTTTGCAGATACGTAAGTAATATAGGACAGTCTTTCCAGACTGCAGCAGAGGTCAGGGAATCCAGTGCTCTGTTTCCCAGTCAGGAAGGTGTCATTTCAACACAAATCCCTGAGGAGACAGAAAGCTTGCAAATGCAGGCTGGTTTGTGTCATACAGAAGAGGCTGATAAAGAGTGTcattgggaaaggaaaaggacttggggCCTGTCTGAGCAAAATCAGATGCCAAATGAAAATGTCTCACCCAGG aaTCAAGGTGCTAATCTTAAAATCTTTACCCAGAATTGTGAGAGACTATGTATGGAGCCTGGAACAGAAAAGGAGGGCATCTTCATGACTTGTGAGAGTGCAGGAACCATCCACCCAGCTTCAGAAATGCTCTGTACTGAAAAGACATTACaagtaaaaaatgcaaatttacagACCTATTCTCAACACCATGCTCCTTCTGATAAGAGAGAAAGTTGTCACCAACAAGTCTTTTGTGAACAAGGAATTAATATTATTAGTAATGGCAACAAATCAAAGAATGATATTTCACCTTTTCCTTTATGGGATACGGACTCTGTTCCTGATAAACAAGAGTGTTTGTGTGCTGTTCTCTCTTCTGCAAAGCTATGTGATGAGCCAAGGGAGGGAGAGCAAAGGTATAGTTTTGACTCACATGATAGCAACGACACAGATATTCTCTGCAGTCTATCATGTGATGAATCTCTGTTTGAAGCTAATCCCAAGTCAGTCCTGGAATCTGGAGAACCTGAGTGCAAAGGAGATGCTGATATATCTGCAGTGCATGACAAGCTGTGGAAACTTCTTCATGAAGATGACTCAGACTATCAAATCCCATTTGAAAACCGGGGGATCACAAGTTTAGAAATTAGGCTGACAGATAGCAAAGTCAGAGAACTGAACTTTGTACAGGAAACCTGTTCTAATCATCCTTTGCCAATAAATTTGATAGAAGAGCAGGAACCTATTACACAGCCAGCTAATAgacaaagaacagagaaagaagacTGCAATGTTTCTAATAACCTACTTAAAACAGATGAAGCATGTAACAGTGCATCCATAGGAAACATTTGTCTTGCACAAGTGGTAGAAACAGATGGTATATGTCTAGATTCTAGCACTGGAAATAAAACGGAAACACCATCCATTTGTGTTTCAGCAAATAGTATCATCTTAAATACAGGGGAGTGCTTGGAGCGGAAGCCAAATCAAACATTAACTGACAGTAATGGATCCATTCAAATGACTGTTGCTCGGGAAGGAAAGCTTACCATTAATAATGCTTCACAAACATGTGATGCAGTTTCTCCtcaaagactgaaaaatgctCAGAGTAGTAATTTAGCATATGACAAAGAAAACCCAGCTTACATGTCAGATAAGTCGCATGGGACAACTGGACAATTACTTCATACTGAGCACAACAtatccttgataaatgagtctgtAACTGGTAAAGGGTGTCATTTTAGAGACTGTTACCCAGCAAGAAAAGAACTGGCTTATTTCCCtgaagagaaagacattttccctGGTGAAAATACCAATCAGTTTACACATGAAGAACACTCTTCTATTAACACCATACACAAAAGTTATGAAGAGAATTTACAAGAAAAAGGTAATCACTCAGACTTGAATGCACAAAATGACACTAATTCTGACAGTTatcatctttcaaaaaataatgacTGTCGAGATTTTCAAGTTGTTTCTAATGCACAGAAATACAGTTACCTAATGCAATTGCCTAATTTAATTAAGATTCCTGAAACCATAACACGTAAGAATTTACCCCAAAATATAGACCAActgacagaaatagaaaaacaagaaGTGGCATATACTCCTTCTTCTGAGGATccatttttaagagatttttatgTAGAAGTGCCCAGATATGAACCAtgtaaaacagaagaagaacAGAGGGAGATTTGCATAGGTGATGAACAAAGGGCTGAAACTTCCTGTGGCTCAGGAGTTAGTCATGTTTCAGAGAGTCAGACTGCAGTTTCCTCTCATAATACATCAGAACAACATGTATTTTTTGTCGACAGCACCTTCAAGTCTGATAAAGAGTTAAAAACAGAGTCTTCAAAAAATCACACGTACGCATCTGGAAGTGTAACATCAGTTAGTACGCCACTGCCTAGAAAGACTCAAAATGAATACCACAGCATAGCAAATGAGGATTATAGAGATACCAGTAATCAGTTAGATATCCAACAACTGACTGTAAAAGAAACATTGCCATTCTTCACACCTGTAAGCCAGTCAGAGGGCCTTCTTACCAGTATATCAACAATGGGGTGTCCTGGCACAGGAAGTCAAGTAAAAGAATCCACACAAACTGCAGTCAAACTAGATGAAAATTGGAGTGCGCTGGAAACTTTCTGCAAAGTATTGCAGGATCAGTTCCATAGGGTACCTGAAGAAAACAAGGAGGAAGCAGTGTTGTGTGAAAATAAACGAGAGATTCAAAGAGCTATTGAATATAACCCAGATGAAGCTGAAAGGAAGTCTCCTTTGCACACTGGCTCCAAGGCCCAGAGACAGATTATGAATATTAGCACTGAGCAGTCCTGGTCTGACTTGATCTCTTCCAGCAAGCTAACTGAGGTTGATAATTCAATTAAGTGTACTGAGTATGATAAAGATGAAGAAGTCATGACATCAGAGAACATAGTAAGTGGTTTAGTTAATTTGCCACCAGTTGATTCAGGGAGCAACCAGTATTTTCAAGAGCAACCACCCTACAGCAGAACTCAGCCATTCTCCATAGCGTTGACCACATATGATCCATTCCCAGTCAATGCGGAAACGCTAAGAAATCAAGAAGGATTGAAATCCTACCAGACATCACCAACTGTTGCTGAGCCTGAGCCCATCAAATGTAAACAAGACACAGCAAAGAGTGGGCATTTAGCTACTGGAGCTAAGAAGAAATTACCACCAGCAACACTGTCAAAAAAACCCCgactggaggagagaggaaatgtCAGCAAGGATCCTAGCTGTGTTAAAGAGTCTGTGAAGAGTGAGGCAGGCATGATTCATAAAGAAGAtagaaaagagcaaaggaaactAATTTTGAAAAAGGATACCAAAG CTCCCAAGCTGCTGAAGAAAATCCAAGCAGAGTTGTTCCCTGACTGCTCTGGAAATATTAAGCTATGCTGTCAGTTTGGTGACCTTCATAGTGACTCCACCATTACATGGACTAAAGATTCCAAGTTACTAGCTCGACTGCAGAGAAG TGCCCAGGATGACTCTCCTGTCTCTTTGGCAATAGCTAAAGCCAGTAACAAAGACCAGGGAATGTATTATTGCTGCTTGAATAATATGTATGGAAAGGTGACTGCTGAGTTTAATCTGACTTCTGAAG TATTGGAACATCTCTCAAGTTTTCAGAATTGGGAAG GTGTGGAAGAAATTGAATTCATGCAGCTCATGTTCAGAGAAGATTTCATCAGTGACAGCTATTTTGGTGGGAACCTGCATGGAATAATAGCTACAGAAGAGCTTCACTTTGGTGAAGGCATGCACCGGAAAGCCTTCCGAAGTAAAGTGATGCAAGGCCTCGTGCCAGTGTTCAGTCCTGGCCACCCCTGTGTTCTCAAAGTGCACAACGCGATCTCATATGGGACCAAGAGTAAGGATGATCTGGTTCAAAAGAACTACAGACTAGCACTGCAG GAATGCTATGTCCAAAATACTGCAAGAGAGTATGCGAAGATATATGCAGCTGAAGCTGAACCCTTGGAAGGCTTTGGGGAAGTACCAGA GATCATTCCTATTTTTCTTGTTCATCGCCCTGCTAATAACATCCCCTATGCGACAGTGGAGGAGGAGCTGGTTGGGGAATTTGTGAAATACTCTGTCAGGGATGGCAAGGAAGTAAATTTCCTGAGAAGAGACTCAGAGGCTGGCCAGAAGTGTTGCACCTTCCAGCACTGGGTGTATGAGAAGACCAATGGGAGCTTGCTTGTCACTGACCTGCAAG GTGTAGGAATGAAGTTAACTGACGTTGGCATAGCAACATTGGCCAAAGG